A DNA window from Halomicrobium mukohataei DSM 12286 contains the following coding sequences:
- a CDS encoding phosphotransferase family protein, translated as MREPSSLQERDPDPFSEQMIALMVAAAGIECEVLDAEPLRTGSATTYRVDVRDQEGDRRTVVFKAAVEGDATGLRREPALLRYVADHTSIPVPDVYGSHLQPDDLPAPSFVMEHVEGGSPTQASARENGDTGWPDGILDDIVRQAGRHLAALHDCGPVSGFGPITVDDGTLTVTDPASSWQSWLWELAAEIEGDTRLDGLASTVQSVLDSEIPELPDVDPVLAHYDYQPRNVVVDEGAGRVRAVLDWGGARSVHDEFELAVTEQYCSGWAPLGSDKRQRVRASLYEGYRDRRSLATDEAFRRRRRLYLLLSTVASLSWAPYWSGPRAERFVASQRSLVESLLDQGP; from the coding sequence ATGAGAGAACCGTCGTCGCTCCAGGAACGGGACCCGGACCCGTTCTCCGAACAGATGATTGCGCTGATGGTCGCCGCCGCCGGCATCGAGTGTGAGGTGCTGGACGCGGAGCCGTTGCGCACCGGGTCGGCGACGACGTATCGTGTGGACGTCCGAGACCAGGAGGGTGACCGGCGGACCGTCGTGTTCAAGGCCGCTGTGGAGGGCGACGCGACGGGACTCCGTCGGGAGCCCGCACTGCTCCGGTACGTCGCCGACCACACCTCGATCCCGGTCCCCGACGTGTATGGCAGTCACCTGCAACCCGACGACCTGCCGGCTCCGTCGTTCGTGATGGAGCACGTCGAGGGTGGATCCCCGACGCAGGCGAGCGCTCGGGAGAACGGGGATACCGGGTGGCCCGATGGGATACTCGACGACATCGTCCGGCAGGCCGGGCGCCACCTGGCGGCACTGCACGACTGCGGACCGGTGTCCGGGTTCGGTCCGATCACCGTCGACGACGGGACGCTCACCGTGACTGACCCGGCTAGCTCGTGGCAGTCGTGGCTCTGGGAACTCGCCGCGGAAATCGAGGGGGACACGCGACTGGACGGGCTGGCGTCGACGGTCCAGTCAGTCCTCGACAGTGAGATCCCGGAGCTTCCGGACGTTGATCCGGTCCTCGCTCATTACGACTACCAGCCGCGGAACGTCGTGGTCGACGAGGGCGCGGGTCGGGTCCGCGCGGTACTTGACTGGGGCGGTGCACGGAGCGTCCACGACGAGTTCGAACTCGCCGTGACCGAACAGTACTGCTCGGGATGGGCACCGCTGGGGAGTGACAAACGACAGCGTGTGAGAGCGTCGCTCTACGAAGGGTATCGCGATCGACGCTCGCTGGCCACCGACGAGGCCTTCCGGCGGCGACGCCGTCTGTACCTCCTGCTGTCGACCGTCGCGTCGCTCTCGTGGGCGCCGTACTGGTCGGGACCGCGAGCCGAGCGCTTCGTCGCGAGTCAGCGCTCCCTCGTCGAGTCACTCCTCGACCAGGGCCCGTAG